In Rhododendron vialii isolate Sample 1 chromosome 9a, ASM3025357v1, the following are encoded in one genomic region:
- the LOC131301857 gene encoding pectinesterase-like: MDKLVVIVVVLVILGLGLTHGATTTSLCTKTPYPELCNSLVVTKPNLATTRETQFELRESALQTTLDKAARAHGLVAAMDLTSFDERAKLAWADCMELYEDAVDKLNCSLGSADQSSAQTWLSAAMTNQQTCRNGFIDYNLSSYLNSFPVVLSDFSKMLSNSLAINKAAAPSVTALSSTKKTRSRRLLSDDFPEWVSASDRKLLQLSGEAPAADVVVAQDGSGNYKTISEAVAASKSGGKRLVIHVKAGVYKENVVIKRSMKNLMLVGDGIGSTIVTGNKNAQDGSTTFASATFAVSGDGFIARDMTFENTAGPQKHQAVALRSGSDLSVFYSCSFVGYQDTLYVYSQRQFYRDCDIYGTVDFIFGNAVSILQNCNIYVRRPMGNQFTTVTAQGREDPNQNTGIIIHNSRVTAASDLKSAQGSIKTYLGRPWQKYSRTVFMKTSLDSLIAPAGWLAWSGNFALSTLYYGEYMNTGPGAGTGGRVKWPGYHVMTSATEAGKFSVGSFLAGGSWIPSTGVPFTAGL, translated from the exons ATGGACAAGTTAGTCGTTATTGTTGTAGTATTAGTCATTTTGGGCCTTGGGTTGACCCATGGTGCAACAACAACATCACTATGCACCAAAACCCCATACCCGGAATTATGCAATTCCCTTGTCGTCACTAAACCTAATCTGGCCACCACACGCGAAACCCAATTCGAGTTACGTGAATCAGCCCTTCAAACCACTTTAGATAAAGCTGCACGAGCACATGGGCTTGTTGCGGCCATGGACTTGACCTCATTCGACGAGCGAGCCAAGTTGGCATGGGCTGATTGCATGGAGCTCTACGAGGACGCGGTTGACAAGCTCAACTGCTCTCTAGGCTCCGCCGATCAGTCCAGTGCCCAGACGTGGCTGAGCGCTGCCATGACCAACCAACAAACATGCCGGAATGGTTTTATTGACTATAACTTATCTTCGTACTTGAACTCTTTCCCCGTTGTTTTAAGTGATTTTTCAAAGATGCTAAGCAATTCACTTGCAATAAACAAGGCTGCAGCTCCGTCAGTGACTGCACTCTCTAGTACTAAAAAGACACGGAGCCGACGCCTTCTTTCTGACGATTTCCCGGAGTGGGTTTCCGCCAGTGACAGAAAGCTTCTACAGCTGTCCGGTGAAGCACCCGCGGCGGATGTTGTGGTCGCTCAAGACGGTTCTGGCAACTACAAGACCATCTCGGAGGCGGTGGCGGCGTCAAAGAGCGGGGGTAAGAGACTTGTCATACACGTGAAAGCTGGTGTTTACAAAGAGAATGTTGTGATCAAGAGGTCAATGAAGAACCTGATGTTGGTAGGAGATGGGATTGGTTCTACGATTGTTACCGGTAATAAGAACGCTCAAGATGGCTCCACAACTTTCGCCTCAGCAACTTTTG CTGTTTCCGGAGATGGCTTCATCGCTCGTGACATGACCTTCGAAAATACAGCTGGGCCCCAGAAACACCAGGCAGTCGCGCTACGTTCTGGCTCAGATCTCTCAGTCTTCTATAGCTGCAGCTTCGTGGGCTACCAGGACACACTATACGTCTATTCTCAACGTCAATTCTATCGGGACTGCGACATTTACGGCACCGTGGACTTCATTTTCGGGAACGCGGTGTCAATTCTCCAGAATTGCAACATATACGTGAGAAGACCGATGGGCAATCAGTTCACCACCGTCACGGCGCAAGGAAGGGAGGACCCTAACCAAAACACCGGAATCATCATCCATAATTCTCGCGTCACCGCTGCTTCGGATTTAAAATCGGCCCAGGGTTCAATCAAGACGTATTTAGGCCGACCGTGGCAGAAGTACTCGAGGACCGTGTTCATGAAAACTTCTCTAGACAGTTTGATTGCCCCGGCGGGTTGGCTTGCGTGGAGCGGGAATTTCGCATTGAGCACGTTGTACTACGGCGAGTACATGAACACGGGACCCGGTGCGGGTACCGGTGGCAGGGTGAAGTGGCCGGGGTACCATGTCATGACGAGCGCGACAGAGGCTGGGAAATTCTCCGTCGGGAGCTTTTTGGCCGGAGGTTCGTGGATTCCGTCCACGGGAGTGCCGTTCACTGCTGGATTGTAA